The following nucleotide sequence is from Sinobacterium caligoides.
GGAAGGAGCCAATCTTATGGATAGGTTCCTAGAATCAAAAACAACAGAAACAAAAGTCGTCAAATTCAATAAAAGATCGGATATGCTTGCAGGGGGTGAAATAGCAGAAGCTTGTGCTAACGCAGAAAAAATCAACCCAGAGGGCAGCGCACTGGTATTTAACAACCTACCCTTACTTGAAAGCAAATTTAGCTTCGATGCCGTCTTACAACAAATTATAGCGACTTCCCCCGTAGCAAGTCACCTGCAACCAGATGAGGTGGCCACCAGCAAAACAAACCTACTCGATAGTCTATTGCAGTCATACACCAAGGATTCTGCCAGCAATCAAGGCGTGGCTATGGAGCTAGACCTACGGCCTGACGATGCAGCTTTAGCCAATGACGGCCAATTGTTCTCTGATATGAAGCCTTTGGGTTTATTTAATCGAATAGATTTAGCCGATAGAGATGGTAAACACTGTGGTGAGTACAGGATCGCTTTTGGTCGTATAGCTGGATCCGAGAGCGATATTAATGGTAATAGTAATAGTAATAATAATAATAGATTTTTAATGATTTTCGAGGGGCAATATCCTAACCCGCAACCTGAATTAGGTCTAGCGGGCTGCGCACCTGTCGTCAACTACTGGGCATCTTTGGATGGCCTTAGTGATGAAAAAGCAGTCGTAGAACTCCATAAATTTTTCATGACAGGCACCGTGCAAGATGGCGTGACACTTCCGGCCGTTGTCAATTATCAGAATTATAGTGCGGATCGTGGTCAAGTCAGAGTAAATTCCATTGTATTAGTTGAGGGTCCGACTCCGAACCTGAATCAGGCCAGATGGCAATTACGTGAGTTTAAAACGGCGATAGGCACAGAAGACAATTCCGTCGAATTTTCACACGTGACAGTAAAGGCAAACCCTCTTGCTGAATTATATGCCTATAGCACCAGCACAAACACAGAGGCATTCAATGCACTCAGTGATAGCTTTAAACAAGACTTTGTCACTAACATGCTACCTCAGCTTCTTGCACCTGAATTAAAAGGCAAGACTTCGCCCAGTGATATTATCAATGGCATTTTTCTCGACAACGATGATAAATACAATGAGTTTCAGTCGAATTCAGAAACACCAATTGATGAAACGGATGCGATCAATGTCGCTACTGTCTCCGAAAACTTCCTTAGCGATCAAATGATCAACGACTTCATCAATGAAAGGACCCAACAGAGCGGTGTTAATCACGGTATCACGCGTGAAATGGTCATAAACCGGGCAAATGCCATGACCTGTCAAGGCTGCCATATGACGGCGCTTGCTCAATATGTTGCGCCTGGTCTAACGTGGCCATTAATGGGGCCCGGTGGCTTTGTTCAGATTAGCGAAAGAGAGAACGGTGCTCTATCAACTGCACTAAAAGATCAGTTTTTACCGGCAAGAAAAGGCGTGATGGAAAACTTTATCTGCAACCCGCCAGCGGTTGCAAGTAAGTAACTAATCTATCACTACCTTGCTGCTCGATTAATTACTTTACGGTTAATACGGGCAATAGGTGGGCTATTTACGCCTACTGGGCAATTGATTGAGCAGACAGTAGAGCGTCTACTGTTATTTGCCCTAGCAGCAGAATCTACACAACCCCCTTATCGACATAGATATCAATCGTCGATAGGGGATTTCTAAACAGTGTCGCTGTTACTGATGCCATTAATCACAGGCGTTGATTAAACCAACTTAACTTCAATTGCTTACAAAGCTTGTTTAGACTTGCATGGATTGCAATGAACCGCTGACAATAACGCGGCCGTTATATCGACTGTATATCGCGCCTAAGGCCGCCTTTTAACATTGCCGTTAGTATTTTTGGAGCATTATGCACAAGGCTATATTTTTTGACCTCGATAACACACTTGTTCACAGGAACAAGAGTATTTCAGTCTATTCGAAATGTTTTATAGCAAGCTACGCAGATTCTTTGAAGTCTGTTAGCTCAGAAGATATCGCAGCGGTTATATGCTCACAGGATAGAGGGGGTTACCTCAGTGAAAACTCTCCCTACAGCACTATTAAGGAAGCGGTATCAAACGAGCTTCACAAAAGGTTTGTCCGCAGTAAAAAGCTTACCGTCGAAGATATTCTCGGGCATTGGCTACAGAACTTTCCCCTATGCGCGCAGCCGATGAGCAGAGCCAACGAGCTCCTGGCGCAGCTATCGGCCCAAGGCTATCATATTGGCATTATCTCCAATGGCGCGGATAAAACCAGGCTAGCAACGGCCAAAACCTTAGGGGCTTTCGATTCTATTAAGCAGCTAGTGAGTTCTGAGGCTGCCGGCATAAAAAAACCTAACAGTGCGATATTTACACAATCAGCAAATGCATTCGGATTATCACCAGATCAGTGCTGGTATATTGGCGACCACCCTGTAAACGATATTGATGGCGCCAGAAAGGCCGGTATGCAGGCTATATGGCTGAGAGGATTTCATGATTGGCCAGCACACATCGATAAACCGCGCCATGCAATAACCTGCTTGTCGGAAGTAACTGGAGTATTGGCGTCTAGCCCTAACAAGCTTAGGCAAAGCGAGACGTAACGCGCGCGCTCTTCGTTCGCTAGACTATTTTCATCTGCGGAGCTCATATTGCTGAGTATTACTGCGTAAAAACAGCAATTGTTACGGAAAGCGTAGTCTAGTAAGAAAAAATTAGTCCAAAGTTTACGCAGCGGCTTATCGCCGTGCTATAGGGCAAAATTCCAACACTATAATCTTGCGCCTTTCAGCCTACCGCCTCATCCCCTCCTCTCCGCCTAATCGTTGTAAACCCTATCAGCTATCAGCCACTTGTGACTTCCCATCAAGTCGATAGTACGATAACGTATTGCTCAAATAATTAACAATACAGCTTAGCGGCAATTAGTCTGAACTTACTAGCCATTCATCACGGGCATACTAGCCCCTGCTATAACTAGGCCAAGCAGAGCTACCAACTTATACTGCGCTCAGCCGTGACTAAAGGTGTTTATCAATAATGATTAGATTAGCCCAATTATCAGATGCAAATGAAGTGGCCCAGATTCATGTAAAGACCTGGCAGGCAGCTTATCAGGGAATCATACCAGACACTTATCTTGACTCATTGTCTGTTGAAAACAGAGAAGGGCTATGGAGGCAAGCAATTGAGTCTGGCTATCCTGAGCTCTGGGTAATGGAAGTCGAATCAAATATTATTGGCTGGGTCGCCTTTGGGTCGAGCCGAGATAGTGATGCTGGCCCAGAAATAGGCGAAGTCTTAGCCATTTATGTGCTCCCTAGTTTTTGGTCCACAGGCGCAGGCAGAGGGCTGTGGACTAAAGCCATGGCAAGGCTTAGTGATTTAGGCTTTCAATCAATAACACTTTGGGTTCTCACTGGAAATAAGAGAGCTATTGATTTTTATAGTAAGTCTGGATTTAAGCCTGAAGATGATGCTATTAAAGAAGTGGAAGTCGCTGGTAAGGTTTTGCAAGAAATTAGATATACTAAAAAAAACGATTAACAAATAGATGCGCAGCGTAAGTTCACGCGCGACACAATTAAAGCTAGTTTAATTGTGCCTATATTTTTTAGCTTACGCTGTTTGCACGATAAAATTGATTGTGTTGGTAATGACGTAAAGATTAGTTTGCTCACCCACTCCCTACTTTCAATAACTTTATGGCTTATAGTTTTCGTAGCGCAGTAACAATCATCGAGCTAATCAAACTACACAGTTCTGATTTTCAGCTGGGGATAGCGGCACTATCGATCAAACGACAGACTTTTTTGCTGCTCCAGCATAGCCAGAACATCAAGACGGCACAAACGGCTAGATCGCTGCGTCAATCCAATCCGGACAACCCTTCGGCTTCATCTCCGCCTCTATTGAATGCTTGTAACCAGTCTCAGCACAAAGGTAACGAGTAAATAAAAGCACTAATTCTTCGACAAAGCTATCGTCCTTAATATAGCCAGGCTCCTCGTCTAAGGTCATACGAAGCATGCCCGACAACCCTCGTGCTATTAGAAAGGCGGTTTTATCTAGGTCATTAATTAACAACGAGTCACGATTACATTCGAGAAAATCACGGATGGTAGTTGTCAATAAGCTGGATGATAGCTGTGAGCCGAGTGAGTAGTCTCGGTGGCTTTTCAAATAAACCTCTCCATGGAGGCTCATCATACTTCTATGCCTTTCAATAGAACACTCAATAATCTTTCTTATACCCACCTCTAATGGCATTTTTTTTAACGCGTCAAACCATGGGGTAACTCGCTCAACAAAAGCTAGATCATCTTTGGTTTGCTCTTCATAAATAGCAGCCACAACTTCCTCTTTGCTAGAGAAGTAGCGATACAAGGAACCGACACTAACACCGGCTCGATCGGAAATCCGTGTTGTCGTCAGCTTGCTTGGCCCATCTTCTTTTAGAATCAATAGGCCTGCTTGTTTTATTGCGTTGACAATCGCTCGGGATCGTTCTTGCTTTGGGGTACATCTTTCTAATTTTTTATTTGAGCCACTTGGTTTCGGCGCTGCATGGATAGAAATTGAGTCTTTCATTATTAATCAACCTGTTCGTTTTCTGTATGGTACTGTATTTTTATCCACGACGAAAAAACATTGAAATACAGCGCGCTTAATCAGGCGCCGACCAATCTCGATTGACACTGTGAAAAAGCTTCATCCCATCCTTAAAACCTGAATACCTATAAAAAAAATAACGACACAGACAACAACACCAGCCAATACAACAGCCTGCAAACAAAAACAGTAAGAAACAAAAGTTAAAAGGCGAATTGAAGTGAATAGACAAGGCTGCCAAAATAATTGTCTCACCCACACCTCGATGCACTCAACACGTGAGTGTAATAACGGAAATATAACAATTAATAAAAGGAGATGTTATGAGGTATAGATTTAAGTCACTCGTCATTATTTCAATGATGCTATTCGCTGCCAACACGCTTGCAGGGAGTTGTCCCGATTACGATCCTGCTCAGAACCCGCCGAATCTTACCATGCCTGACAAGGAAGGCTTTAGGAAATGGCAAAACATATGGCTCAGCCAACGATATAAGCCCTATCATATGATCCACGATTCGATTGCCGTCACCGGCAGCACCGCTGTTGTGGTGGGCAAGTTTGATTATGATTATGTTCTTCATAAAGACCTGGAGGGGGAAGATATCAAGGTCTACATCTATGGCACCGACATGCCTGACTGGGAATATATTGGAGAGTACCGAACAAACACAGATGGAAAGATCAACGTATCAATTGACCAAGGGCCTGGCGAATACAGAGTTAGAATGGTTGTTTTAGGTGATTTAAGCGTTGTAGATGGCTATTTGTCTGTTGTTGATCCTGGCCGAGAAACCGTATTGTTTGATGTCGATGGAACACTCACATTGGGCGATCTAGAAGTTGTTGGAGAGTGGCTTGGCATTGATGACGCAGACGCTTATCCATACGCTGTACAAGTTGTTAATGAGTATATTAATAAGGGCTATCAAATCGTTTATTTAACAGGTCGATCTTACTGGATAACCGAGGCCTCTCGCTCATGGTTCGATAACCAGGGCCTACTTCCCTGGCACTACCACTCTAAGCCCGGCAGTATTGACACTGAACAATACAAAACAGACTACCTCAATTACCTAATTAACGATGTCGGTCTAAACATTGTCAGAGCCTATGGTAATGCCAGTACTGATATTGCTGCCTATGAATCAGCCGGGATAGATAAAGCGCAGACATTTATTATTGGTTCAAATGCCGGAGGCCGGGGAACACAGGCTATCAAAGGTGACTATAGCAAGCACTATGCTGACATTGTACTAAATACTCCGGCTGTAAATTGCCATTAGCCGCGGGTTTAACAGTAAAAAACAGCTATAGTGAAGTCAGATCTGTGAGACCTACTCTCAGACGAATACCACCTATGTTTAGCCTTTATATCTATCCAGGCAAGGCACAACACGTGGAGCAGCCGTATTATCACACTGCTTGTGGCATCATGGTGGTCGTCCAATTTTGACTTCGCTAAACGCGTCCACAAACCAGTCGAAGTAAGTTGAGTATCGGCATCGCCATGATGTTATTGAGTGCATGGCGCGATAAATTCCCCGTGCATAGCGATAGTAGGCAACCTGTATGCTGCGATACTACTGCTGACCACTTGCAGGCTACTGACTAGCTTACCTGGTGTTGACATAACAGCAGTCCCTGGCTCATTTCTGCCTAAGAGTGATCAGCGTCTATGGCTATGATAGTTACTGCTCTTGAGGTGGTAAGAACGATATTAACACATTCAAAGTGCCGAACGGATAAAACTAAATTAGCGTTAACACGACACTCATCATTATACTCCAGCAGTTAAAGAGACATTGCCAATCCAATCTAACCGTTATGTCGCACAAAACCTTCGGTGTTTTTGTCTATTTCACACCACTCATTACTCGCATAATGTGGCGCCCAAACAGAGTGTAAAAACAAGATAAAATATTGAAGCATAGATGGCACACCACAAGAAGTGCCGCCAAGAGAATAATTGAAACAGTCTGAAACTCAATTTTAAAGGATTAAAATGAGAATAATATTCACGGTCAACGCGCTCCACACCATAAAGTTCATGGAGCTTATCACCAAAGAGCATGATGTATTAGCCATTACCACAGGCAAGCACTTCCACGCCGCCTGTAACAAGATAAAACTGATCCCCTCTTTCAATGTGATCCAAAATATCGTAGATGAGTTTAACGCCGACATTGTTATTGCCTCTGACATTGAGTATACGCTACCAAGCTTTCAATCATTAACAGGGGCAAGCCTATTTTACTCTGACAGCCGTTCTTGCAATATTCTTGATGATAAAATCTCATTCACCCACCTTTGTCGCGATCTTGAGCTACCTTACCCAGAAACCATAATTCTCGATAATGACGATATTCAAAAAG
It contains:
- a CDS encoding TetR/AcrR family transcriptional regulator; protein product: MKDSISIHAAPKPSGSNKKLERCTPKQERSRAIVNAIKQAGLLILKEDGPSKLTTTRISDRAGVSVGSLYRYFSSKEEVVAAIYEEQTKDDLAFVERVTPWFDALKKMPLEVGIRKIIECSIERHRSMMSLHGEVYLKSHRDYSLGSQLSSSLLTTTIRDFLECNRDSLLINDLDKTAFLIARGLSGMLRMTLDEEPGYIKDDSFVEELVLLFTRYLCAETGYKHSIEAEMKPKGCPDWIDAAI
- a CDS encoding GNAT family N-acetyltransferase; this translates as MIRLAQLSDANEVAQIHVKTWQAAYQGIIPDTYLDSLSVENREGLWRQAIESGYPELWVMEVESNIIGWVAFGSSRDSDAGPEIGEVLAIYVLPSFWSTGAGRGLWTKAMARLSDLGFQSITLWVLTGNKRAIDFYSKSGFKPEDDAIKEVEVAGKVLQEIRYTKKND
- a CDS encoding lipin/Ned1/Smp2 family protein gives rise to the protein MRYRFKSLVIISMMLFAANTLAGSCPDYDPAQNPPNLTMPDKEGFRKWQNIWLSQRYKPYHMIHDSIAVTGSTAVVVGKFDYDYVLHKDLEGEDIKVYIYGTDMPDWEYIGEYRTNTDGKINVSIDQGPGEYRVRMVVLGDLSVVDGYLSVVDPGRETVLFDVDGTLTLGDLEVVGEWLGIDDADAYPYAVQVVNEYINKGYQIVYLTGRSYWITEASRSWFDNQGLLPWHYHSKPGSIDTEQYKTDYLNYLINDVGLNIVRAYGNASTDIAAYESAGIDKAQTFIIGSNAGGRGTQAIKGDYSKHYADIVLNTPAVNCH
- a CDS encoding HAD family hydrolase, which gives rise to MHKAIFFDLDNTLVHRNKSISVYSKCFIASYADSLKSVSSEDIAAVICSQDRGGYLSENSPYSTIKEAVSNELHKRFVRSKKLTVEDILGHWLQNFPLCAQPMSRANELLAQLSAQGYHIGIISNGADKTRLATAKTLGAFDSIKQLVSSEAAGIKKPNSAIFTQSANAFGLSPDQCWYIGDHPVNDIDGARKAGMQAIWLRGFHDWPAHIDKPRHAITCLSEVTGVLASSPNKLRQSET